Proteins encoded by one window of Salmonirosea aquatica:
- a CDS encoding ribonucleoside-diphosphate reductase subunit alpha, which yields MYVIKRDGRRESVKFDKITARIEKLSYGLDPNYIQPIEVAKKVVSGIYDGVTTAELDNLAAETAASMTTKHPDYAILAARVAISNLHKNTLKSFSATMKRLYVYEDPKTGENASLISKEVYDVIRRNAALLDSTIIYDRDYGYDYFGYKTLEKSYLLKLDGKIAERPQHMLMRVAIGIHQEDVQAAVETYNLLSEKWFTHATPTLFNAGTPKPQMSSCFLLTMKEDSINGIYDTLKQCALISQSAGGIGLSIHDVRATGSYIKGTNGTSNGIVPMLRVFNDTARYVDQGGGKRKGSFAIYMEPWHADIFDFLDLKKNHGKEEQRARDLFYAMWIPDLFMKRVEENDTWSLFCPHECPGLSDTHSEEFEKLYEQYEREGKARRTVKAQDLWFAILESQIETGTPYMLYKDHANAKSNQKNLGTIKSSNLCTEIMEYTAPDEVAVCNLASIALTKFVEEGKDGFARFDHQKLYEITKVVTRNLNKIIDLNYYPVPEAERSNKRHRPIGIGIQGLADALCLLRMPFDSEEARQLNKDVFETIYFGAMEASMELAKADKPYETWAGSPISQGIFQFDMWGVKPESNRWDWEKLRKTVVKYGVRNSLLLAPMPTASTSQILGNNECFEPFTSNIYVRRVLSGEFVVVNKYLLKDLVKLNLWNEDMKNKLVQANGSIQPIPGIPQNIKDLYKTSWEIKQRTLLDMSADRGAYICQSQSLNIFMEEPNFAKLTSMHFYAWKKGLKTGMYYLRTRAAADPVQFTVQKQAEPQIQPAVAVASVAEKELDYTQYAQEHTQVTKSAPARDNKADMQCSLDDPDSCEACGA from the coding sequence ATGTACGTAATCAAGCGCGACGGCCGGAGAGAGTCCGTAAAGTTCGATAAAATCACCGCCCGGATCGAAAAACTGAGCTACGGCCTCGATCCCAACTACATTCAGCCTATTGAGGTAGCTAAGAAAGTCGTATCAGGTATCTACGACGGTGTCACAACCGCTGAACTGGACAATCTGGCCGCCGAAACGGCTGCCTCTATGACTACCAAGCATCCCGACTACGCTATTCTGGCGGCCCGGGTAGCCATTTCCAATCTGCATAAGAACACTCTGAAGTCGTTTTCGGCCACCATGAAGCGGCTGTATGTCTACGAAGATCCTAAAACGGGTGAAAATGCTTCCCTGATATCCAAAGAGGTGTACGATGTCATCCGCCGCAATGCCGCTCTGCTCGACTCGACCATTATCTATGATCGCGACTACGGCTACGACTATTTTGGCTACAAGACTCTTGAGAAATCTTACTTGCTGAAACTAGACGGAAAAATCGCCGAGCGTCCTCAGCACATGCTGATGCGGGTAGCCATCGGTATTCATCAGGAAGACGTGCAGGCCGCGGTAGAAACCTACAATCTGCTCTCAGAAAAATGGTTTACCCACGCTACTCCTACCTTATTTAACGCAGGTACCCCCAAGCCGCAGATGTCGTCCTGCTTCCTGCTTACAATGAAAGAGGATAGCATCAATGGTATCTATGATACCCTGAAGCAGTGCGCGCTCATTTCGCAATCGGCGGGTGGCATTGGCCTTAGCATTCATGATGTCCGTGCCACGGGTAGCTACATTAAAGGTACCAATGGTACCTCCAACGGCATTGTACCCATGCTTCGTGTATTCAACGACACGGCCCGCTACGTAGATCAGGGAGGTGGAAAGCGTAAGGGATCTTTTGCCATTTATATGGAGCCCTGGCATGCCGACATTTTCGACTTCCTGGATCTCAAAAAGAACCATGGCAAAGAAGAGCAACGCGCGCGCGATCTATTCTATGCCATGTGGATTCCTGATCTGTTCATGAAGCGCGTCGAGGAGAATGACACCTGGTCGCTGTTCTGTCCACATGAGTGCCCTGGCCTTTCGGATACCCATAGCGAGGAATTCGAAAAACTGTATGAGCAGTACGAGCGTGAGGGAAAAGCCCGCCGCACCGTGAAGGCGCAGGACCTGTGGTTTGCAATCCTGGAATCCCAGATCGAGACAGGTACCCCTTATATGTTGTACAAGGATCACGCAAACGCTAAGTCGAATCAGAAAAATCTGGGTACCATCAAGTCGTCAAACTTGTGCACCGAGATTATGGAGTACACCGCACCCGACGAGGTGGCGGTATGTAATCTGGCCTCGATTGCCCTTACCAAATTTGTAGAAGAAGGAAAAGATGGCTTTGCCCGCTTTGACCATCAAAAACTGTACGAGATTACGAAAGTAGTCACGCGCAACCTCAATAAGATTATTGACCTGAATTATTATCCTGTACCCGAGGCCGAGCGTAGCAATAAGCGTCACCGTCCTATTGGTATCGGAATTCAGGGCCTGGCTGATGCGCTCTGCCTGCTACGCATGCCTTTCGACTCCGAAGAAGCCCGCCAATTGAATAAAGATGTATTCGAAACCATCTACTTCGGAGCAATGGAAGCATCGATGGAATTAGCAAAAGCCGACAAACCCTATGAAACCTGGGCAGGAAGTCCTATCTCACAGGGTATCTTCCAGTTTGATATGTGGGGTGTGAAACCTGAAAGCAATCGCTGGGACTGGGAAAAACTGCGGAAGACCGTTGTAAAGTATGGCGTTCGCAACTCTCTGCTGCTGGCTCCTATGCCCACAGCATCGACGAGCCAGATCCTGGGTAATAATGAGTGTTTTGAGCCATTTACGTCCAATATTTACGTACGCCGCGTCCTTTCGGGCGAATTTGTGGTGGTTAACAAATACCTCCTCAAAGACCTTGTAAAACTGAACCTGTGGAATGAAGACATGAAGAATAAACTCGTTCAGGCCAACGGTTCTATCCAGCCCATCCCCGGCATTCCGCAAAATATCAAGGATCTCTACAAAACTTCCTGGGAAATCAAGCAGCGTACCTTACTCGATATGTCGGCCGATCGTGGCGCATACATTTGTCAGTCGCAGTCGCTCAACATCTTTATGGAAGAGCCAAACTTCGCCAAACTGACCTCAATGCACTTCTACGCCTGGAAAAAAGGTCTGAAGACAGGTATGTACTATTTACGCACCCGCGCGGCGGCTGATCCGGTGCAGTTTACCGTACAGAAACAGGCCGAACCACAAATCCAGCCTGCCGTGGCCGTAGCCTCCGTGGCTGAAAAAGAGCTCGACTACACGCAGTATGCACAGGAACATACTCAAGTCACCAAGTCTGCTCCCGCAAGGGACAACAAGGCCGATATGCAATGCTCTCTCGATGATCCTGA